AGTCAGTTGAAAGAAGAATGTAAGCTGTCTCCGCTATACGTTGAAGGTTTATCTCACAGTGAGTGGGTGGTCTTGGACTACGGCTTTATTGTTGTCCACTTGTTTACCTCTTCCGTCAGAGATCACTATCGTTTAGAGGAAGTATGGAAGGATGGGGCAGTGATCACATCAAAGCTTTTGGCTTCTTAAGAGGACTTTTGGTTTATGGGAAAGAAACGAGTTGTTGTTACTGGGATGGGAGTAGTGTCCGCTCTTGGAAATGACGTGGAATCTTTTTATGAGCAGTTATTGAACGGTGTTAGCGG
This is a stretch of genomic DNA from Chlamydiifrater phoenicopteri. It encodes these proteins:
- the rsfS gene encoding ribosome silencing factor, whose amino-acid sequence is MEVFCFNALKIVAKAIDDKKGCNTVVLDVRAISELTDFFVFAEGNVGVHVRAIAEYVVSQLKEECKLSPLYVEGLSHSEWVVLDYGFIVVHLFTSSVRDHYRLEEVWKDGAVITSKLLAS